The DNA window GCGCGACACTCGACGAGGCACTGAAAGGCGGCACGGTCGCGGTCATCCCGGGCTTTCAGGGCGTCGGCGAGGACGGGCGTCTCGCCACACTAGGCCGCGGCGGCTCCGACACTTCCGCCGTCGCGATCGCCGCGGGCGTGAAGGCCGACCGCTGCGACATCTATACCGACGTCGACGGCGTCTACACGACCGACCCGCGCATTGTGCCGCGCGCGCGCAAGCTCGACGCCATCACTTTCGAAGAGATGCTGGAGCTCGCCGGGGTGGGCGCGAAGGTCCTGCAGACGCGCTCGGTGGGCCTCGCGATGCGCGAGAATCTGCCGCTGCGCGTCCTTTCCGCATTTGAAGACAAGCCCGGCACCCGCGTCGTCGCGGAGCTTGAAGGAGCCGACATGGAAAGAAACCAGATCGCCGGCATCGCCGCCGACCGCAACGAGGCGCGAGTGAGCCTGACTGGCGTGCCCGACCAGCCCGGCACCGTCGCGCAGGTGATTACGCCCTTGTCCGAAGCCGGCATCCTGTTCGACATGATCGTCCATGCCGCGACGCCGGACAGCGGCGCCTCCGACCTCACCTTTACCGTCCCCCGCGCCAGCCTTGCCCAGGCGCTGTCGGTAATCGAAGACCGCAAGGAGCAGATCGGCTTCGAGCGGATCGTCACCGACGACGCGGTCGCCAAGGTCAGCATCGTCGGCGTCGGCATCCGCTCCAACCCGCAGCTTGCCGCAAAGATGTTCGAAGTGCTTGCCGAGCGGCGCATCAACCTGCTCGCGGTCTCGACCAGCGAGATCAAGGTCAGTGCATTGATCGCCGAAGCTGAGCTGGAGCTTGCCGTGCGCGTCCTTCACACCGCCTTCGGCCTCGATACGGAGCAAGCGGCATGAGCGGCGAAGGCCTGATCCCCGAGGCTCGCCCGGTCCACGGCAGCGAAGGCCACAGCCGCCTTGCCGAACTGATGCATCGCGGCACCGAGTTCCTCGGCTGCGAGCATGCGATCATGGGCGGGGCGATGAGCTGGATCAGCGAGCGAAACCTCGTCTCCGCCATCTCCAACGCCGGCGGATTCGGCGTGATCGCCTGCGGCGCGATGACCCCCGATCTGCTCGACACCGAGATCGCCGAAACCAAGGCGCGGACGGAGCGCCCGTTCGGCGTCAATCTGATCACCATGCACCCGCAGCTCTCGGAACTCATCGATGTCTGCGCGAAGCATGGCGTCGGCCATGTCGTGCTCGCCGGCGGCCTTCCCCCCGGCGGCGCGATCGACCGGATCAAGGCAAGTGGCGCCAAGCTGGTCGCCTTCGCGCCGGCGCTTGCGCTTGCGAAGAAGCTGATGCGCTCCGGCGCCGACGCGCTCGTGATCGAGGGCATGGAAGCCGGCGGCCATATCGGCCCGGTCTCCACCTCAGTGCTCGCTCAGGAAATCCTGCCCGTGGTAGCGAAGGACATTCCGGTGTTCGTCGCCGGCGGAATCGGCCGCGGCGAGGCCATCGCCGCTTATCTCGAAATGGGCGCGGTCGGCGTCCAGCTCGGCACCCGCTTCGTCTGCGCCAACGAGTGCATCGCTCATCCGAACTTCAAGAAGGCGTTCATCCGCGCCTCGGCGCGCGATGCGATCCCCAGCGTCCAGATCGACCCGCGCCTCCCGGTGATCCCGGTCCGCGCGCTCAAGAACCGGGAGATGGAGAAGTTCGCCGAGAAGCAGCGCGAAGTCGCGAGCCTGCTCGACAGCCAGGGTCTGGAGATGGCCGAAGCCCAGTTGCAGATCGAACATTATTGGGCCGGCGCGCTCCGCCGCGCCGTCATCGACGGCGATGTCGAAAGAGGCTCGGTGATGGCCGGCCAGTCGGTCGGCATGGTCACCCGCGAAGAACCGGTCGCCGAGATCATCCGCGAGCTGGTCGACGAAGCCGCCAACGCGCTGGAGAGCCGGGGTTAGGCTTCTTCACTAATGGCGAAGCGTGGCGCCATCTGATAGCCGGGCAAGGATGCCAACCGCCGCCGCCACCTCAGCCCGGGAGATCCTGACCGGTCTTCATGAGATCATGGCCAAGCGCGGGTCACCGCAGGGCAAGCTCGACCGCACGGTCGACCTGATCGCCGGGTCGATGCACAGCGACGTCTGCTCCATCTATCTGCTGCGCGACAATGTGCTCGAGCTGTTCGCGACCCACGGTCTGCGCAAGGAAGCGATCCACGTCACCAAGCTGCGCATGGGCGAAGGCCTGGTCGGCACCATCGCAGCCGAAGGGCGCGTGCTGAACCTGGCCGAGGCGGCGGACCACGCCGCTTTTGCCTACCGGCCGGAGACCGGCGAGGAGCGATATCACAGCTTTGCCGGCGTCCCGATCGTGCGCTTGGAAAACCCAGTCGGCGTCCTCGCCGTCCAGAACGCAGCACAGCGCCGCTACGAGGATGTCGAGATCGAGGCGCTGCAGACCGTGGCGATGGTGTTGTCCGAGCTGATTGCCGGCGCCCGGCTCGTCGACGGCGCGAGGCGCAGCCGCTTGCGCAGCGCCGGTCCGCTGCGCCTGTCCGGCCTCAAGCTCGTGTCCGGCATGGCGAGGGGCCAGGCGGTGTTCCACGAACCCCGCGTCGTCGTCGAGCATACGGTGGCCGAGGACACCGAGGCCGAGCGCGAGCGCGTCTACGCAGCCTTCCGCAAGATGCGCGAGCAGATCGACAATATGGCCAAGGAGGCCGAGTTCGGGACTGCCGGCGAGCATCAGGAGATCCTCCAGACCTATCGGATGTTCGCCTATGACGAGGGCTGGTCGCGGCGGATCAACGCGGCGATCGACAGCGGCCTGACCGCCGAAGCGGCGATCGAGCGTGTGCAGCAGCGCACCCGCGCTCGCATGCAGGAAATCGACGATCCGCTGCTGCAGGAGCGGATGCACGACCTTGAAGACCTGTCGAACCGGCTGCTGCGCATCGTGTCCGGCCGGATGGGCACGGCCGCGCAGACGGGGCTCGCCGCCGACGCGATCCTGATCGCCCGCAACCTCGGGCCCGCCGAGCTGCTCGAATATGACCGGCGGCGTCTCAAGGGCGTGCTGCTCGAGGAAGGCTCGTTGACGTCGCACATGACGATCGTCGCGCGGGCCATCGGCGTGCCGGTGATCGGACGCCTGCAGGACATTCGCCACAGCGTCGAGGAAGGCGAGACGATCCTCGTCGACGGCGACCACGGCAGCGTCATCGTTCGTCCGAACCGGACATTGCTGTCCGCCTTCGAGCACCGGATGGCGTCGAGCCATAAGCGCCGCGCCGAATTTGCCGCCGCCCGCACCCTGCCGCCGGAGACCAAGGACGGCCTCAGGGTTAGCGTCATGGTCAACGCCGGCCTCGCCGAAGACGCCGGGACTTTGCCGATGACCGGCGCCGACGGCATCGGCCTGTTCCGTACCGAATTCCAGTTCCTCGTTTCCGCGACCATGCCCGGCCGCGACCGCCAGCAGCGGCTATACATGAAGGTGCTCGAAGCCGCGGGAGACCGACCGGTCGTGTTCCGCACCGTCGACATCGGCGGCGACAAGGCGCTTCCTTATCTCACTGATCATGCCGAGGAGCAGGCCGAGAACCCCGCCATGGGCTGGCGTGCGCTGCGCCTGTCGCTCGATCGCTCGACGCTGATGAAGGCGCAAGCGCGCGCGCTGATCGAGGCGGCGGGCGGCAAGGTGCTCAACGTCATGTTCCCGATGGTGTCGGAGCCATGGGAATATGAAGAAGCGCGCGCCTTGTTCGAAGAGCAGGTCGAATGGGCGCGCAACGCGCATCGCAAGATGCCCAAGCGCATCCACTATGGCGTGATGCTGGAAGTCCCGAGCCTCGCCGAGATGCTCGACCAGCTGCTCCCGCGGGTCGACTTCATCTCCGTGGGCACCAACGATCTGACGCAGTTCCTGTTCGCAGCCGACCGCTCCGACCCGCGGCTGGCGCAGCGCTATGACTGGCTGAGCCCCGCCATCCTGCGCTTCCTGCGGCGCATCCTCAAAGAGGCGAAGGATGCCGAGGTGCCGGTGCGGATTTGCGGCGAAATGGCCGGACGACCGCTCGAAGCCATGGCGCTGATCGGCATCGGTGCCGAAAACATTTCGATCACGCCCGCGGGCGTCGGGCCGATCAAGGCGATGATCCGCTCGCTCGATGCCTCGGCGGTGCGGGCCAAGCTCGAACAGCTGCTCGCGCGGCCGCCGAGGGACATGCGGAAGGCGCTCGCCGACTGGGCCAAACGGAAGGGTGTGACGCTCGGCTAGGCCGAAGCGGTTGACACGCACGGCGCAGGCCTCAAACAGTTGCACATGGCCAAGCGCGACACCGACGCCGACATTCTCGACCCCGACATGACCGAGGCCGAGGTGCCGACCGTCGGCGAACGGCTCCGCGCCGCGCGCGAAGCTAAGGGGTTGAGCCTCGAAGACGTCGCGGCGCAGACGCGAATTCCGCACCGCCACCTCGAAAGCATCGAGAATGCGCAGTGGGACAAGCTCCCCGCGCCCACCTACACGATCGGTTTCGCAAAGAGCTATGCATCCGCGGTCGGCGTGGACCGCACGGAGATCGGCGACCAACTGCGCGAGGAGATGGGCGGCCAGCGCTTCGCAAGCCACCAGGCCGAAGTCATCGAACCCGCTGACCCGGCGCGCACCATGCCCAAATGGCTCGTCATTTCCGCTATCGTCGGCGTCATCCTGCTTGTGCTGCTGATGAGCTGGCTCAGCCGCCGCTCGCTCGAGCAAGGGGACGCGCCAGCGAGTACAGCCGTTGCTTCCTCGCCGGCGCCGGCCGCCCAGACGCCGTCCCCGGCCGCTCAGCAACCGGCGGCGCAAGGCCCGGTCGTGCTTACCGCCGTTCAGCCGGCGTGGATCCAGGTTACGGACCAGGGCAAGAGCCTGTTCCAGGGCGAGCTCCAGCAGGGCCAGAGCTTCACCGTGCCGCAGACGGCGACCGCACCCTTGTTGAAGGCCGGCAAGCCCGAAGCGCTGAAAGTCACCGTCGGCACGGCCACTGCACCCGCCGTCGGTCCCGCCGGCAAGGTCGCATCGAAGGTCAGCTTGAAGGCAGACGACCTGATGCGTGGTGGCGCGCAGCCGGCGACTGGCGCGGCGCAACCGCCTGCACCACCGCCGGCCCAGTAGATTCATCCGCGGGCAAGGCGCCGCGGAGCACAGTCGCGTCGACATTGAAGCGTGGGGAAATTCCAGTGAAGTTCATGCGTCCGATCACCGCCTTCGCGGCCGTCGCAACCGCCGCGCTGATGCCGGCTACCGCCGCCATGGCCCAGCGCCAGCAGCCCACGCCTGAGCAGCGGATCGATCGTCTCGAACGGCAGGTGGATGAAGTGCAGCGCCGCGTCTTCCCGAAGGGCAGCCCGGCGGCGACGGCGGGCTTCCGCGACGACCCGGCCGCGACCCAGTCGGCAGTGGTCAGCCTCGATCAGCGGCTCGATGCGCTCGAACGCCAGGTGACCGATCTCGTCCGACAGAACGAGGAAAATGCCAGCCGAGTCCGCAACATGGAAAATGCGCTGCGCCAGACGACCGCTGACCTGAACCAGCGCATCGCGACGCTGGAGCAGCAAGTGAGCACGGCAGCCGTGGCGCCGGTTCCGGTCGACACGGTCCCGGTCGGCACCACGCCGGCAAGGCCGAAGCCGACGACGACGACGACGCCGAAGACGACCGGTGCAGCGACGCCGTCCGCGACGCCGGCGAGCGGCGGTCCGGCGGTTGCCGCCGCCGATCCGGCGGAAGACGCCTACACCGAGGGGTTCCGCCTGTGGGAAGCGGGCCAGTACGACCAAGCGATCAGCTCGCTACGCGCGTTCGTCGCGGCTTATCCCCGCCACCGCCGCACCAGCTATGCGAAGAATCTGATCGGCCGCGCCTTGCTCGACAGCGGCCAGCCGCGCCCAGCCGCGGAAGCTTTCCTCGCCAATTACCGCACCAATCCCGGCGGGGAGCGGGCGGCGGACAGCCTTTATTATCTTGGCCAGTCGCTGATGAAGCTCGGCCAGCGTGAGCAGGCGTGCAAGGCCTATGGCGAGCTCGACGCGGTTTATGGGTCGAAGATCCGGGCCGACCTCAAGAAGCTTTCGAGCGACGCCAAGGCCGAGGCCAACTGCAGCTAGGCGACAATGCCGGTGGGTGAGCCTTCGCAGGTCGACCCACAGCTCGCCGAGCGCTTCGCGCGCGACGTCGATGCGCTGGTCCCGGCAGGTTTGCGGCTCGGCCTCGCCGTTTCGGGCGGCCCGGACAGCGTCGCCCTCCTCCTGCTCGCCGCGGCGGCCATGCCCAAGCGCATCGAGGCGGCAACCGTCGATCATGCGCTGAGGCCCGAAAGCCGAAGCGAGGCTGATTTCGTCGCTCGGCTTTGCGCCGGCTCAAGCGTTCCGCACTCGATCCTTACCGCGACCTGGCTCGAACAGCCGACGACGGCCGTGCAGGAACGTGCGCGCTCCGAGCGCTACCGCCTGCTCGGCAATTGGGCCGATGAGCGGGGGCTCGCAGCAATCCTCACCGGGCATCACCTCGACGACCAGGCGGAAACTGTTCTGATGCGCTTGGCGCGCGGCGCGGGCGCGAAGGGTCTCGCCGGGATGCGTGCCGTCGCCGACATTCCGGGCTGCAGCGTCCGGGTCGTCCGACCGCTACTCGGCTGGGCCCATGCCGAGCTTCAGGCGATCTGCACTTCAGTGGGCGTCGATCCGCTCCTCGACCCGAGCAACGCCGACGACCGGTTCGAGCGGGTCCGCGTCCGGAATGCTCTCGCCGATGCCGACTGGCTCGACGCCCCTGCGATTGCTGCAAGCGCAGCTCACCTTGCCGACGCCGACGAGGCGCTCGACTGGGCCAGCGACCGCGAATGGCAGCGAGCCGTGACCGTGACTGAACAGGAAATCGGTTACCGCGCGAGCAATGCGCCACGCGAGATCCTTCGCCGGATCACCGTTCGAGCGATTGCTACCCTCGCGAGCGAAGGACGAGGCGCGGAGCTTCGCGGCCGCGAAGTCGATCAGGTCCTTGCGGCGCTTCTCAGTGGGGGAACCGCAACGCTGCGCGGGGTCCAGTGCACCGGCGGCGCAGAGTGGCGCTTCCGTGCCGCGCCGCCGCGGCGGCCGCTCTAGCGCAGGTTCGCTCGATAGAGCGCCAGCAGCTCGCTCCAGGCCCGCTCCGCCTCTCGCTCATTGTAGCTCTGGCTGCCCGCGACCGTCCAACCATGGTCGGCCGGATAGGAATCGACCCTTGCGGGCCGCTTGGCCGCGGCGAAGGCGGCCTTTAGCGTCTCGATCTCCTCCGGCCGCTCCGCCGCATCATTCTTGCCGAGCAGCACCAGATAGGCCGCCTTGGTCTTGGGAATGAGCAGGTGCGGGCTGGATGGCTCGTTCGTGACCAAAGTGCCCGGATGGAAAGCGGCCACTGCGCCGATCCGGTCGGAACGTGCAGCGGCGGTGCGGAAGGCGAACGGACCGCTCATGCAATAGCCCTGCACCCCGACGCGCCGCTTGCGGTCGGTTTGCGGCTGCGCGTCGAGGAAGCTGACGAACGCCGCGGAGTCGCGGTCGACCATCGCGTCGGTCACCCCCTTGCGGAAACCCATGATCTTTTCGCGGTCGGCCGGCTTGCCGAAATCGAACGGGCCGGTGACGACCGGCGCCTTCTGCGCCCGGTAATAAGGGTTGGGCACCAGCACGACATAACCCTGGGCGGCCAGCCGGCGTCCCATCTCGCGGAACACCGGGCGAAGGCCCAGGATGTCCGGCCACAGCAGGACCGCGGGCCAGCGGCCCTTTCCTTCCGGATAGAAGAGCGCCGCATCGGCATTGCCGTCGATGGCGACGGTGACATCGCGTTCGACAACATGCTTGCCGCCCGTTTCATGCGCAGCGGCGCCGGCAGGGAGGCCGGTCGCCGCAACGGCTGAAAGCGTCAGCAGCAGCGTCCGCCGCGTGACCGCCGTATCGACGATGAAGCCCTGATGATTGCCGTCACCACACATGTCGCATCTCCATCGCTGCCGCAGGGAGCGCAGGCTTGCCCGAAAAGCACCGCGCCGCGCAATCGCCGTTCACTCCACCCTAAGGCCGCATTGTTATTAAGCGGCACGCGCCTATTTTAGACGCAAGCGCGCTGTGCGCACGAGAGACGAGCGGATGAACGACAAAGAGAAGAAACCCGGCAACCCGTGGACGAAGAGCCTGCTGATCTGGGCAGGCATCCTGTTCGGCCTCGTTCTCTTCGTGCAAATGGTCGACGGCGGCTCCCGCGCCTCGACGGGCCAGGCGATCCCTTATTCCGACTTCGTCCGCCAGGTCGACAACGGCAATGTCCGGTCGGTCACGATCGCGACGGGCGCCAGCGGCAACAGCGCCATCACCGGCAAGCTCGACAGCGGCGAAGTGTTCAACACTGTCGCCCCGGGCGATGCGAGCGTCTCCGACAAGCTCGTCCAGAAGGGCGTCGCGGTGCAGGTGAAGGCGGAGGAGAGCTCGAGCATCTGGCTCTACATGCTCTACAATTCGCTGCCCTTCCTGCTGATCCTCGGCATCAGCTTCTTCGTGATGCGCCAGATGCAGAAGAATGCCGGGTCGGGCGCCATGGGCTTCGGCAAGAGCCGCGCCCGCATGCTGACCGAGAAGCACGGCCGCGTGACCTTTCAGGATGTGGCCGGCATCGACGAGGCTCGTGAAGAGCTTCAGGAAATCGTCGAATATCTGAAGGACCCGGGCAAGTTCGCGCGGCTCGGTGGCAAGATCCCCAAGGGCGCGCTGCTCGTCGGCCCTCCGGGGACCGGCAAGACGTTGCTCGCCCGCGCCATTGCGGGTGAGGCCGGCGTTCCCTTCTTCACCATCTCCGGCTCCGACTTCGTCGAAATGTTCGTCGGCGTCGGCGCCAGCCGCGTCCGTGACATGTTCGACCAGGCCAAGAAGTCTGCGCCGTGCATCGTCTTCATCGACGAGATCGATGCCGTCGGCCGTCATCGCGGCGCCGGGCTCGGCAACGGCAATGACGAGCGCGAGCAGACCCTCAACCAGCTGCTTGTCGAGATGGACGGCTTCGAGGCGAACGAAGGCATCATCATCGTCGCCGCGACTAACCGGCCCGACGTGCTCGACCCCGCGCTGTTGCGTCCTGGCCGTTTCGACCGCCAGGTCGTGGTTCCGCGCCCGGACATCGACGGCCGCGAGAAGATCCTCGAAGTGCACATGAAGAAGGTGCCGCTCGCCCCCGACGTCGACGCGCGCGTGATCGCCCGCGGCACGCCGGGCTTCTCCGGCGCGGACCTCGCCAACCTCGTGAACGAGGCGGCGCTGCTTGCGGCGCGCAAGGGCAAGCGCCTGGTCGCCATGCAGGAGTTCGAGGAGGCCAAGGACAAGGTGCTGATGGGGACCGAGCGCAAGTCCATGGTCATGACCGAAGACGAAAAGCGCATGACCGCCTATCACGAGGCCGGTCATGCCATCGTCGCGCTTCACGAGCCTGCCTCGGACCCGATCCACAAGGCGACCATCATCCCGCGCGGCCGCGCGCTCGGCATGGTCATGCGCCTGCCGGAACGCGACAGCTACAGCTATCACCGCGACAAGATGTACGCGAACCTCGCCGTTGCCATGGGCGGCCGCGTCGCCGAGGAAATGATTTTCGGCTACAACAAGGTCTCGTCGGGCGCCTCGTCCGACATCCAGTACGCGACCCAGCTCGCCCGCGACATGGTAACGCGCTGGGGCATGTCGGATGCGCTCGGCCCGCTTCAATATGCCGAGCCTGATGAAGAGGTGTTCCTCGGCTATTCGATGAACCGCCAGCGGCAGATGTCGAACGAAACGGCTCAAGCGATCGACAATGAGATCCGCAAGATTGTCGAAGGCGGCTACACGCGCGCGCAGTCTCTGCTCACCGAGAACCGCGAAGAGCTGGAAGCACTCGCTCGTGCATTGCTCGAATATGAGACGCTGTCCGGCGACGAGATCAAGCGCGTGCTCGAAGGCGAGACGATCGACCGCGGCGGCGCCAAAGGTCCGTCGATCCCGGCCGCCGGCTCGTCGATCCCGAAGTCCAAGCGTCCCGGCGCGGGAGCGATCGGCGGGGCAGCACCGGCCGGCGCTTAACTTTCCGTTCAGCCTCGCTAGGCTCCCGTCGCACTTCACGGGAGGATAGCCGAGTATGCGTAAGTTTCTGATCGCGGCACTGCTGATCGCCGCGCCCGCGTCAGCTTGGGCGCAGTCAATGAATGCCGAGGCTTTTCATCAGCGCGCGACCGCCCTTCAGAAGAAGGGCGCCCTGGCCCTGTTCTCGATGGGTGAAGTCAAAAAGCTGATGGCGGAAGGGCAAGCCGCGGGCAAACGCGCTGCTCAAGCCCGCCGCGCAGCACTTGCGGCCGGAGAGAAGCCGCGCTTCTGCCCGCCGGCCGGCAAGGGCAAGATGGACGACAACGAGTTCATGACGAGGCTGTCGGCGATCCCCAAGGCCGAGCGGGCGCGGATCGACATGACCGAAGCGGTGAACCGCATCCTGGCCCGCAAATATCCCTGCTAGGCCATGATCCCTAGTGCCACGAGCAGCAGCAGGAACAGGACGATTGCCACCAGCGCGAAGAACGAAAGCACTGCCGTCCGCCAGATCGCGCTGAACCGGCCAAGCTCATAAGCGCCGCGAAGCTGCCGGTACATGTGGATCGGCGGGATGAAGAGCATCAGCTTGCGGAACCAGCCGAGCCCCGGGATCAAGGTCGTCAGGGCAAGCACCACAAGCCAGATGCTGACGAAGGTGATCGAGTAGGTGACGAATACCGTGTGGTCGTAGGCGCCATATTGCCGGTAGCGGCGGCGGTGAAGGAACAGCAGCCAGACGAACGGGACCGAGATCGGGATCAGCGCCCATGAGAATTTATAGGCGTTGCTCTGAATCTTGTAGAAGGCGAGCTGCGGGTTCGCGTTGAACTTCTTCAGCTTCTCGTCGAGGGCTTTCCAGCCGGTCTTGCCGTTGACGATCTGGCTGGTGTTTCCCTGCTCTAGCGCTTCGAACTTTTCGAGGGCCTTGATCCCCTCCTGCGTTTCCCGGATCTGCTCGTCGATCTTGGCGATGGATTGCGGGTTGGAGCCACGTTGGGCGCGCGTTCGCGATTCCTGCAGTGTCGTCAGTTCCCGCCGCTGCTCCTGAAGCGCCCCGGCGACGTCGCCGCGCGGATCGTCTAGGCCGTCCGGCTTCATATTCGGCCCGGCGAACGAATAGACGGCGAACATCAGGAAGACGGTGAACAGGAACAGCGCGACCGGCGACACGAAACGCGCCCGCTCGCCCGAGATGTAGCGCCGCGTCAGCTCTCCTGGCCGCCACGCGAGCATCGGCAGGGTGCGCCAGATCTTCCCTTCGAAATGGAACACGCCGTGGAGCAGGTCGTGAAAGAAGGCGCCGAGCGTCCGATGAACATGCGCCTGCTGCCCGCAGCAGCGGCAGTAAGGGCCGGTCAGCTCCGCGCCGCAGTTCAGGCAATTGCCTTCGTGCGTGTGCCCGTCGGCAGCCTCGCCGGCCTTTGGCTCCACCGCCCGTGCAAGCATCCCGCCTGCCACGACATCGCCGACTGCGTCCATTTCCCCCATGCAGCGCGACATTAGGCGGCGTTGGCGGCGCATGCTAGCGGCTAGGCATGCGGATCGGGCTTCTCGGCGGCTCCTTCAATCCTGCCCATCGAGGGCACCGGCGGATCAGCCTCGAAGCGATGCGCGCGCTTAGCCTCGACGAGGTGTGGTGGCTGGTCTCGCCGGGCAACCCGCTGAAGGAAGGCGCGAGGGACATGGCCCCTTATGAGGCGCGGCTCGCCTCGGCTGAGGCAATGGCGCGCGGGGCCCGCATCCGCGCGAGCGATTTCGAGCGGCGCGAAGGGACCCGTTATACGATCGACACGGTGCGTCGGCTGAAGCGGCGTCACCCCGAGCACCGCTTCATCTGGTTGCTTGGAAGCGACACCCTGCCAAATTTTCACAAATGGCGTGATTGGAGGGGGTTAGCATCAGAACTGCCGATTGCGGTGATTCGCCGGCCCGGTTATGATTCGGCTGCCCACGCGGCGCGCGCGATGGGTTGGCTGAGGCGGTTCGTTCACCCGCGCGGCCAGGCGGCGAAGTGGACGAAGTGGAGTGCACCGGCGATCATTTTCCTTCGCCTGCCCCCCGACCCGACCTCCGCGACCGCCATCCGCGCGCACGATCCCAACTGGCACCGTCGAACGAAAGCGCCTTCCGTGCGTTCGTCTCGTTTCGGTTCCCCAATGTCACCCAGGAGACCCCTTGACCGAACGTCCAGCTGAGACAGCCGCCGCCGCTGATGCGGGCCATGCTCCATTCGACGTCGAAGACCTCCACAAGCTCGTGATGCAATCGCTCGACGACGACCAGGCGCAGGAGGTCGTGTCGATCCCGCTCGCCGGAAAGTCGAACATCGCCGACCATATGGTAGTCGCCTCGGGCCGCTCGACCCGGCAGGTCGCGTCGAT is part of the Sphingomicrobium sp. genome and encodes:
- a CDS encoding aspartate kinase, giving the protein MSRIVMKFGGTSMAGIERIRSVAERVRREADAGNEVLVVVSAMAGETDRLVQLCREAAPLHDPTEYDVVVASGEQVTAGLLAMTLQAAGLKARSFMGWQLVRASGVHGNARVEAIESATLDEALKGGTVAVIPGFQGVGEDGRLATLGRGGSDTSAVAIAAGVKADRCDIYTDVDGVYTTDPRIVPRARKLDAITFEEMLELAGVGAKVLQTRSVGLAMRENLPLRVLSAFEDKPGTRVVAELEGADMERNQIAGIAADRNEARVSLTGVPDQPGTVAQVITPLSEAGILFDMIVHAATPDSGASDLTFTVPRASLAQALSVIEDRKEQIGFERIVTDDAVAKVSIVGVGIRSNPQLAAKMFEVLAERRINLLAVSTSEIKVSALIAEAELELAVRVLHTAFGLDTEQAA
- a CDS encoding nitronate monooxygenase; translation: MSGEGLIPEARPVHGSEGHSRLAELMHRGTEFLGCEHAIMGGAMSWISERNLVSAISNAGGFGVIACGAMTPDLLDTEIAETKARTERPFGVNLITMHPQLSELIDVCAKHGVGHVVLAGGLPPGGAIDRIKASGAKLVAFAPALALAKKLMRSGADALVIEGMEAGGHIGPVSTSVLAQEILPVVAKDIPVFVAGGIGRGEAIAAYLEMGAVGVQLGTRFVCANECIAHPNFKKAFIRASARDAIPSVQIDPRLPVIPVRALKNREMEKFAEKQREVASLLDSQGLEMAEAQLQIEHYWAGALRRAVIDGDVERGSVMAGQSVGMVTREEPVAEIIRELVDEAANALESRG
- the ptsP gene encoding phosphoenolpyruvate--protein phosphotransferase; amino-acid sequence: MPTAAATSAREILTGLHEIMAKRGSPQGKLDRTVDLIAGSMHSDVCSIYLLRDNVLELFATHGLRKEAIHVTKLRMGEGLVGTIAAEGRVLNLAEAADHAAFAYRPETGEERYHSFAGVPIVRLENPVGVLAVQNAAQRRYEDVEIEALQTVAMVLSELIAGARLVDGARRSRLRSAGPLRLSGLKLVSGMARGQAVFHEPRVVVEHTVAEDTEAERERVYAAFRKMREQIDNMAKEAEFGTAGEHQEILQTYRMFAYDEGWSRRINAAIDSGLTAEAAIERVQQRTRARMQEIDDPLLQERMHDLEDLSNRLLRIVSGRMGTAAQTGLAADAILIARNLGPAELLEYDRRRLKGVLLEEGSLTSHMTIVARAIGVPVIGRLQDIRHSVEEGETILVDGDHGSVIVRPNRTLLSAFEHRMASSHKRRAEFAAARTLPPETKDGLRVSVMVNAGLAEDAGTLPMTGADGIGLFRTEFQFLVSATMPGRDRQQRLYMKVLEAAGDRPVVFRTVDIGGDKALPYLTDHAEEQAENPAMGWRALRLSLDRSTLMKAQARALIEAAGGKVLNVMFPMVSEPWEYEEARALFEEQVEWARNAHRKMPKRIHYGVMLEVPSLAEMLDQLLPRVDFISVGTNDLTQFLFAADRSDPRLAQRYDWLSPAILRFLRRILKEAKDAEVPVRICGEMAGRPLEAMALIGIGAENISITPAGVGPIKAMIRSLDASAVRAKLEQLLARPPRDMRKALADWAKRKGVTLG
- a CDS encoding RodZ domain-containing protein is translated as MAKRDTDADILDPDMTEAEVPTVGERLRAAREAKGLSLEDVAAQTRIPHRHLESIENAQWDKLPAPTYTIGFAKSYASAVGVDRTEIGDQLREEMGGQRFASHQAEVIEPADPARTMPKWLVISAIVGVILLVLLMSWLSRRSLEQGDAPASTAVASSPAPAAQTPSPAAQQPAAQGPVVLTAVQPAWIQVTDQGKSLFQGELQQGQSFTVPQTATAPLLKAGKPEALKVTVGTATAPAVGPAGKVASKVSLKADDLMRGGAQPATGAAQPPAPPPAQ
- a CDS encoding tetratricopeptide repeat protein, whose amino-acid sequence is MRPITAFAAVATAALMPATAAMAQRQQPTPEQRIDRLERQVDEVQRRVFPKGSPAATAGFRDDPAATQSAVVSLDQRLDALERQVTDLVRQNEENASRVRNMENALRQTTADLNQRIATLEQQVSTAAVAPVPVDTVPVGTTPARPKPTTTTTPKTTGAATPSATPASGGPAVAAADPAEDAYTEGFRLWEAGQYDQAISSLRAFVAAYPRHRRTSYAKNLIGRALLDSGQPRPAAEAFLANYRTNPGGERAADSLYYLGQSLMKLGQREQACKAYGELDAVYGSKIRADLKKLSSDAKAEANCS
- the tilS gene encoding tRNA lysidine(34) synthetase TilS, yielding MGEPSQVDPQLAERFARDVDALVPAGLRLGLAVSGGPDSVALLLLAAAAMPKRIEAATVDHALRPESRSEADFVARLCAGSSVPHSILTATWLEQPTTAVQERARSERYRLLGNWADERGLAAILTGHHLDDQAETVLMRLARGAGAKGLAGMRAVADIPGCSVRVVRPLLGWAHAELQAICTSVGVDPLLDPSNADDRFERVRVRNALADADWLDAPAIAASAAHLADADEALDWASDREWQRAVTVTEQEIGYRASNAPREILRRITVRAIATLASEGRGAELRGREVDQVLAALLSGGTATLRGVQCTGGAEWRFRAAPPRRPL
- a CDS encoding dienelactone hydrolase family protein, producing MCGDGNHQGFIVDTAVTRRTLLLTLSAVAATGLPAGAAAHETGGKHVVERDVTVAIDGNADAALFYPEGKGRWPAVLLWPDILGLRPVFREMGRRLAAQGYVVLVPNPYYRAQKAPVVTGPFDFGKPADREKIMGFRKGVTDAMVDRDSAAFVSFLDAQPQTDRKRRVGVQGYCMSGPFAFRTAAARSDRIGAVAAFHPGTLVTNEPSSPHLLIPKTKAAYLVLLGKNDAAERPEEIETLKAAFAAAKRPARVDSYPADHGWTVAGSQSYNEREAERAWSELLALYRANLR